One Helicobacter pylori NCTC 11637 = CCUG 17874 = ATCC 43504 = JCM 12093 genomic window, TGATGCTCAATCAATTAGCCTTTTTAGCTTCTTTGAAATTAAAAGATGCGGATATTGAAATTGTAGAAACGCACCACAATCTCAAAAAAGACGCCCCGAGCGGCACTGCGTTGAGTTTGTATGAAACTTGCGCTAAGGCTAGGGGGTATGATGAAAAAAACGCTCTCACCACTCACAGAGAAGGTTTGCGCTCTAAAGAAAGCATTGGCATAGCCGCTTTAAGGGGGGGCGATGTCGCTGGGAAGCACACGATAGGGTTTTATTTAGAGGGCGAATACATAGAGCTTAGCCATACGGCGACTAACCGATCTATTTTTGCTAAAGGGGCTTTAGAAGTGGCTCTATGGCTTAAGGATAAAACCGCTAAAAAATATGAAATCAACGAGATGTTTGGTTGAACGCTTGAACCTTTTTTGTATAGATGATTCACGCTTCTATAATGGAAATGGAATACCGCTCTCTGTTAGCCTTATTAAAGGGCTTTTACTATATTATTATAAGGCTTGTATTAAAAGGGTTTGTTTTGTAAGGATTGATCTTGCCTTGGGTTAGTAACATATATAATATTTGGCATTTTTTCATCAATATTGAAAAAAGCCCGATCGTTGCAGGCGTCTAAAGGCTAGGGACGATTCACATTTTTACCCACAATTAACAAAAACTTGCTAAAATAAACGAATTTTAACAAGAACAAGAAATAAGAAATGAGCCTTCAAGAAGAAATCAAATGCAATGCTTAAAATATGGTCGGAAGCAAGGTGAGTGCATGAAGCGTTCTAAAAATAGTTTGGTTTGTGTGTGTCATACTTACCATTAAGTATTATTTGCAATTAAGCGTTTGTGATCCACATTGGGAAATAAAATGGAAAACAAATCAATAGGACAGATTTTCAAAGACAGCTTCAAAAAAAGTTTCTTTAGTGGTCTATGGAGTTGCTTAAAATGGAGTTTTATTCTCACTCTGATCAGCTTGGGTTTGTTTCTGCTTGTTTTTAGGTTTCAACCTGAGATTATTAAAAAATACATCAAAGATCCTAAAGATCTACAATTCTACAACGACTTGAGAAAGAAAAATGGTTGGGACAAGTAGGTTTATTATTCCTGAATGATGTCAGTTGTCAAACAAAAGCGTCGGTTTTGATTTAAATTATAAAGTAGTGCTTGTATGAATAGTATAAAAATACTTTTTTTTGATATACTTAAGCGATTGATTTCAATTTGAAAGGAAACGCATGAAATTTTTTACAAGAATCACTGACGGCTACAAGAAAGTTGTAGTAACTTTAGGGCTAGCGATGACAACCAATCCTTTAATGGCGGTCAACAGTCCTGCAGGAGGCGTTAATGAGACTAAAACTTTGGTTATTCAGATCATTTCTGTTCTAGCGATCGTAGGTGGTTGCGCTCTAGGGGTCAAAGGCATAGCGGATATTTGGAAAATCTCTGATGACATCAAAAGAGGTCAGGCGACTGTTTTTGCTTACGCGCAACCCATAGCTATGTTAGCGGTGGCAGGCGGTATTATCTATTTGAGCACTAAGTTTGGCTTCAATATTGGCGAGAGTGGAGGAGCTAGCTAAATTGATCAACAATAATAATAGCAATAAAAAACTGAGAGACTTTTTTTTGAAAGTTCTCTTAAGTCTCGTTGTTTTCAGTTCGTATGGGTTAGCAAATGACGATAAAGAAGCCAAAAAAGAAGCACTAGAAAAAGAAAAAAACACTCCCAATGGGCTTGTTTATACGAATTTAGATTTTGATAGTTTTAAAGCGACTATCAAAAATTTGAAAGACAAGAAAGTAACTTTCAAAGAAGTCAATCCCGATATTATCAAAGATGAAGTTTTTGACTTCGTGATTGTCAATAGAGTCCTTAAAAAAATAAAGGATTTGAAGCATTACGATCCAGTTATTGAAAAAATCTTTGATGAAAAGGGTAAAGAAATGGGATTGAATGTAGAATTACAGATCAATCCTGAAGTGAAAGACTTTTTTACTTTCAAAAGCATCAGCACGACCAACAAACAACGCTGCTTTCTGTCATTGCGCGGAGAAACAAGAGAAATTTTATGCGATGATAAGCTGTATAATGTTTTATTGGCCGTATTCAATTCTTATGATCCTAATGATCTTTTGAAACATATTAGCACCGTAGAGTCTCTCAAAAAAATCTTTTATACGATTACATGTGAAGCGGTATATCTATAAAGAGAGGGGTGTTTGTGGCAAGCAAACAAGCTGACGAACAAAAAAAGCTAATCATAGAGCAAGAGGTTCAAAAGCGGCAGTTTCAAAAAATAGAAGAACTTAAAGCAGACATGCAAAAAGGTGTCAATCCCTTTTTTAAAGTCTTGTTTGATGGGGGGAATAGGTTGTTTGGTTTCCCTGAAACTTTTATTTATTCTTCTATATTTATATTGTTTGTAACAATTGTATTATCTGTTATTCTTTTTCAAGCCTATGAACCTGTTTTGATTGTAGCGATTGTTATTGTGCTTGTAGCTCTTGGATTCAAGAAAGATTACAGGCTTTATCAAAGAATGGAGCGAGCGATGAAATTTAAAAAACCTTTTTTGTTTAAGGGTGTGAAAAACAAAGCGTTCATGAGCATTTTTTCCATGAAGCCTAGTAAAGAAATGGCTAATGACATCCACTTAAATCCAAACAGAGAAGACAGGCTTGTGAGCGCTGCAAACTCCTATCTAGCGAATAACTATGAATGTTTTTTAGATGATGGGGTGATCCTTACTAACAACTATTCTCTTTTAGGCACAATCAAATTGGGGGGCATTGATTTTTTAACCACTTCCAAAAAAGATCTCATAGAGTTACACGCTTCTATTTATAGCGTTTTTAGGAATTTTGTTACCCCTGAATTCAAATTCTATTTTCACACTGTTAAAAAGAAAATCGTTATTGATGAAACCAATAGGGACTATGGTCTTATTTTTTCTAATGATTTCATGCGAGCCTATAATGAGAAGCAAAAGAGAGAAAGTTTTTATGATATTAGTTTTTATCTCACCATAGAGCAAGATTTATTAGACACTCTCAATGAACCCGTTATGAATAAAAAGCATTTTGCAGACAATAATTTTGAAGAGTTTCAAAGGATTATTAGAGCCAAGCTTGAAAACTTCAAGGATAGGATAGAACTCATAGAAGAGCTATTGAGTAAATACCACCCCACTAGATTGAAAGAATACACCAAAGATGGCGTTATTTACTCCAAGCAATGCGAATTTTACAATTTTTTGGTGGGAATGAATGAAGCCCCTTTTATTTGCAACCGAAAAGACTTGTATCTCAAGGAAAAAATGCATGGTGGGGTGAAAGAAGTTTATTTTGCCAATAAGCATGGAAAAATCTTAAATGACGATTTGAGTGAAAAATATTTTAGCGCTATTGAGATTAGTGAATACGCCCCTAAATCACAGAGCGATTTGTTTGATAAAATCAACGCTCTAGACAGCGAATTTATTTTCATGCATGCTTATTCGCCTAAAAACTCACAGGTTTTAAAGGACAAACTGGCTTTCACCTCTAGAAGAATTATTATTAGTGGAGGCTCCAAAGAGCAAGGCATGACTTTGGGTTGTTTGAGCGAATTAGTGGGTAATGGTGATATTACACTAGGCAGTTATGGTAATTCTTTAGTGTTGTTTGCTGATAGCTTTGAAAAAATGAAACAAAGCGTTAAGGAATGCGTCTCTAGTCTTAACGCTAAAGGTTTTTTAGCCAACGCAGCGACTTTCTCTATGGAAAATTACTTTTTTGCCAAACATTGCTCTTTTATCACGCTTCCTTTTATTTTTGATGTAACTTCTAATAATTTTGCTGATTTCATAGCGATGAGAGCGATGAGTTTTGATGGCAATCAAGAGAATAACGCTTGGGGCAATAGCGTCATGACACTAAAAAGCGAGATCAATTCGCCTTTTTATCTGAACTTCCACATGCCTACTGATTTTGGTTCAGCTTCAGCAGGACACACTTTGATACTTGGCTCAACAGGTTCAGGTAAGACAGTGTTTATGTCAATGACCTTGAACGCTATGGGACAATTTGCTCACAATTTTCCTGCTAATGTCAGCAAAGACAAGCAAAAGCTCACTATGGTCTATATGGATAAAGATTATGGCGCTTATGGGAACATTGTCGCAATGGGTGGGGAGTATGTCAAGATTGAGCTAGGGACAGATACAGGATTAAATCCTTTTGCTTGGGCGGCTTGTGTGCAAAAAACAAATGCAACAATGGAACAAAAACAAACAGCTATTTCTGTTGTCAAAGAGCTTGTGAAAAACTTAGCAACCAAAAGCGATGAAAAAGATGAGAATGGCAACAGCATCTCTTTTAGCCTAGCAGATTCTAACACGCTTGCAGCGGCAGTAACCAACCTTATCACAGGAGATATGAACCTAGATTATCCCATCACTCAACTTATTAATGCTTTCGGAAAAGACCACAATGATCCTAATGGGCTTGTCGCGCGATTAGCGCCTTTTTGCAAATCAACCAATGGTGAATTTCAATGGCTTTTTGATAATAAAGCAACGGATCGCTTAGATTTTTCAAAAACGATTATTGGCGTTGATGGGTCAAGTTTCTTAGACAATAATGATGTTTCGCCCTTTATTTGTTTTTACCTTTTCGCTCGTATCCAAGAGGCAATGGATGGGCGTAGATTTGTCTTAGATATTGATGAAGCTTGGAAATATTTAGGCGATCCAAAGGTCGCTTATTTTGTAAGAGACATGCTAAAAACTGCAAGGAAAAGAAACGCTATTGTCAGGCTTGCGACTCAAAGCATCACTGATCTTTTGGCTTGCCCTATTGCTGATACGATTAGAGAACAATGCCCTACAAAGATTTTTTTGAGAAACGATGGAGGCAATCTTTCTGATTACCAAAGATTAGCTAATGTTACAGAAAAAGAATTTGAAATCATCACTAAGGGACTAGATAGGAAAATTCTCTATAAACAAGATGGAAGCCCTAGCGTTATCGCTAGTTTTAATTTGAGAGGCATTCCTAAAGAATATTTGAAAATTTTATCCACAGATACTGTATTTGTCAAAGAAATTGACAAGATTATCCAAAACCATAGTATCATAGATAAATATCAGGCCTTGAGGCAAATGTATCAACAAATAGAGGAGTATTAAAATGAAACAAAATTTGCGTGAACAAAAATTATTGAAAATTTTAGAAAATGATGTCTTGACGATTTTGGATAGTTTTTCTAATTATCTTTTTGAACTGAAAGAAGAATTGGACTTCATAGAAGAAGAAATGGAAGGCGAAATCACTGAACAAAACCTTACCACTCTTTATGATTTTTCTAATTTCTTAGAAGACCATGTCAATGTGTTTTATGAGAATGTTTTAAATATAGATGATGTCAAAACAGAACACCTTTATTCAGGTCTCATAGACAGTCTCAATGTTAATCTTCACTTTGTCAAGTCATTTCTCAATAATCAGGATTTAGATTTCCGCTTTTTTAAAGAAATAAACGATGGGCAAGATCCCCAAAAAACATTATCAAGATTAATTCCTCTTCAAAGTGGGAAAAATGATGCAAGCTCGTTTAAAGCCAATAATTCTTTTGTATCATTAGTTTATGTTTATACTTTCTTCATGCTAGAAACTATCATGCAGTCGTATAGGATTCTCAGGTTACTAGAAAAACCTATCAATAACAACATAAGCGAGGATATGCAGAGCGATATAGAGAATTTTTTTGTTCAAGCGAATTTTTTAGAATACTATGTTCAGAACAAAATATACCCAACCAATCATGCCTATGACTTCACGCATTTGATCATGGACTCCATTGTTCCTAATTGGATTCAGGTTGATATGAGCGTTGAAGCTAAAAAGAAAGAGCTTTTTGAAAAATATTTTCAAAACATTGATGAAGTAACAAACAAAATGCTCGATCAAAAAAATCAAAACAAAAGTAACGATTGAGTGGCGTTAATGCGCTAGAATAATGCTAAAAATAAGAATAAAGGAGTCAAAAGTATGAAAACGAATTTTTATAAAATTAAATTACTATTTGCTTGGTGTCTTATCATTGGCATGTTTAACGCTCCGCTTAACGCTGACCAAAACACTGATATAGAAGATATTAGTCCTGAAGATATGGCACTAAATAGCGTGGGGCTTGTTTCTAGAGATCAACTAAAAATAGAGATCCCTAAAGAAACCCTAGAACAAAAAGTGGCCATACTCAATGACTATAATGATAAGAATGTTAATATCAAGTTTGACAACATAAGTTTAGGGAGTTTTCAACCTAATGATAATCTAGGTATCAATGCGATGTGGGGCATTCAAAATCTTCTCATGAGCCAAATGATGGGCGATTACGGTCCAAACAATCCTTTCATGTATGGTTATGCACCAACATACTCAGATTCATCGTTTTTACCACCAAGCTTTGGAGGGTATTAACATGGCAGGCACACAAGCTATATATGAATCATCTTCTGCAGGCTTCTTATCGGAAATTTCCTCAATCATCTCAAGCACAAGTGGTGTTGCAGGGCCATTTGCAGGAATAGTAGCGGGTGCTATGTCAGCAGCGATTATTCCTATTGTTGTGGGATTTACTAATCCGCAAATGACCGCTATCATGACCCAATACAATCAGAGCATCGCTGAAGCCGTAAGCATGCCTATGAAAGCCGCTAACCAACAATACAACCAATTGTATCAAGGTTTTAACGATCAAAGCATGGCTGTGGGGAACAATATCTTAAATATCAGCAAATTAACAGGGGAATTTAACGCGCAAGGCAACACGCAAGGCGCACAAATTAGTGCTGTTAATAGTCAGATTGCAAGCATTTTAGCGAGTAACACCACCCCTAAAAATCCTAGCGCTATTGAAGCTTATGCGACGAATCAAATCGCTGTTCCTAGCGTGCCAACAACGGTTGAAATGATGAGCGGTATATTAGGCAATATTACAAGCGCAGCACCAAAATACGCCCTAGCT contains:
- the cagG gene encoding cag pathogenicity island type IV secretion system translocation protein CagG; protein product: MKTNFYKIKLLFAWCLIIGMFNAPLNADQNTDIEDISPEDMALNSVGLVSRDQLKIEIPKETLEQKVAILNDYNDKNVNIKFDNISLGSFQPNDNLGINAMWGIQNLLMSQMMGDYGPNNPFMYGYAPTYSDSSFLPPSFGGY
- the cagF gene encoding type IV secretion system chaperone CagF is translated as MKQNLREQKLLKILENDVLTILDSFSNYLFELKEELDFIEEEMEGEITEQNLTTLYDFSNFLEDHVNVFYENVLNIDDVKTEHLYSGLIDSLNVNLHFVKSFLNNQDLDFRFFKEINDGQDPQKTLSRLIPLQSGKNDASSFKANNSFVSLVYVYTFFMLETIMQSYRILRLLEKPINNNISEDMQSDIENFFVQANFLEYYVQNKIYPTNHAYDFTHLIMDSIVPNWIQVDMSVEAKKKELFEKYFQNIDEVTNKMLDQKNQNKSND
- the cagE gene encoding cag pathogenicity island type IV secretion system ATPase CagE → MFVASKQADEQKKLIIEQEVQKRQFQKIEELKADMQKGVNPFFKVLFDGGNRLFGFPETFIYSSIFILFVTIVLSVILFQAYEPVLIVAIVIVLVALGFKKDYRLYQRMERAMKFKKPFLFKGVKNKAFMSIFSMKPSKEMANDIHLNPNREDRLVSAANSYLANNYECFLDDGVILTNNYSLLGTIKLGGIDFLTTSKKDLIELHASIYSVFRNFVTPEFKFYFHTVKKKIVIDETNRDYGLIFSNDFMRAYNEKQKRESFYDISFYLTIEQDLLDTLNEPVMNKKHFADNNFEEFQRIIRAKLENFKDRIELIEELLSKYHPTRLKEYTKDGVIYSKQCEFYNFLVGMNEAPFICNRKDLYLKEKMHGGVKEVYFANKHGKILNDDLSEKYFSAIEISEYAPKSQSDLFDKINALDSEFIFMHAYSPKNSQVLKDKLAFTSRRIIISGGSKEQGMTLGCLSELVGNGDITLGSYGNSLVLFADSFEKMKQSVKECVSSLNAKGFLANAATFSMENYFFAKHCSFITLPFIFDVTSNNFADFIAMRAMSFDGNQENNAWGNSVMTLKSEINSPFYLNFHMPTDFGSASAGHTLILGSTGSGKTVFMSMTLNAMGQFAHNFPANVSKDKQKLTMVYMDKDYGAYGNIVAMGGEYVKIELGTDTGLNPFAWAACVQKTNATMEQKQTAISVVKELVKNLATKSDEKDENGNSISFSLADSNTLAAAVTNLITGDMNLDYPITQLINAFGKDHNDPNGLVARLAPFCKSTNGEFQWLFDNKATDRLDFSKTIIGVDGSSFLDNNDVSPFICFYLFARIQEAMDGRRFVLDIDEAWKYLGDPKVAYFVRDMLKTARKRNAIVRLATQSITDLLACPIADTIREQCPTKIFLRNDGGNLSDYQRLANVTEKEFEIITKGLDRKILYKQDGSPSVIASFNLRGIPKEYLKILSTDTVFVKEIDKIIQNHSIIDKYQALRQMYQQIEEY
- the cagC gene encoding cag pathogenicity island type IV secretion system protein CagC, encoding MKFFTRITDGYKKVVVTLGLAMTTNPLMAVNSPAGGVNETKTLVIQIISVLAIVGGCALGVKGIADIWKISDDIKRGQATVFAYAQPIAMLAVAGGIIYLSTKFGFNIGESGGAS
- the cagB gene encoding cag pathogenicity island protein B, whose translation is MENKSIGQIFKDSFKKSFFSGLWSCLKWSFILTLISLGLFLLVFRFQPEIIKKYIKDPKDLQFYNDLRKKNGWDK
- the dapB gene encoding 4-hydroxy-tetrahydrodipicolinate reductase translates to MKVGVYGASGRIGKLLLEELKGGYKGLALSSVFVRQKCETDFSSFSHAPLVTNDLKAFVRACECVIDFSLPKGVDHLLEALLECPKILVSGTTGLEKETLEKMQQLALKAPLLHAHNMSLGIMMLNQLAFLASLKLKDADIEIVETHHNLKKDAPSGTALSLYETCAKARGYDEKNALTTHREGLRSKESIGIAALRGGDVAGKHTIGFYLEGEYIELSHTATNRSIFAKGALEVALWLKDKTAKKYEINEMFG
- the cagD gene encoding cag pathogenicity island type IV secretion system protein CagD, with the protein product MNNNNSNKKLRDFFLKVLLSLVVFSSYGLANDDKEAKKEALEKEKNTPNGLVYTNLDFDSFKATIKNLKDKKVTFKEVNPDIIKDEVFDFVIVNRVLKKIKDLKHYDPVIEKIFDEKGKEMGLNVELQINPEVKDFFTFKSISTTNKQRCFLSLRGETREILCDDKLYNVLLAVFNSYDPNDLLKHISTVESLKKIFYTITCEAVYL